In Achromobacter xylosoxidans A8, a single window of DNA contains:
- a CDS encoding tripartite tricarboxylate transporter substrate binding protein, translating to MSMNPGRRRAASTVLCSLFAGWLFAAGAAQAAPAYPDKPVRLIVPFAAGGFSDVLTRVVGAALAQKWGQPVVVENRAGANGVIGTTAAARAAPDGYTLLIALDSHVSNNFLVKSLPYDTMKDFSPIAFLGTAPMVLMANPGFAANNVADVVRLAKAQPNTVNYGTLGSGSQIHMAARMLETAADVQMTPVPYKGGGPAVSDLMAGHIQLLFASVTSALPVIQQHRAKALAVVFPKRLAALPDVPTMAEQGYPGVEKVGFWFGVMAPAGTPASIIEKVQADLADVVAQPDVAKRLADMGLQMQPMGPAEFGNFVQAELARWADLVKRENLSPQ from the coding sequence ATGTCCATGAATCCAGGCCGGCGCCGCGCCGCGTCTACCGTCCTATGCTCTCTGTTTGCCGGTTGGCTGTTCGCCGCTGGAGCGGCGCAGGCCGCGCCGGCTTATCCCGATAAGCCGGTACGGCTGATCGTGCCTTTCGCGGCCGGCGGATTTTCCGATGTGCTGACGCGGGTGGTCGGCGCCGCGTTGGCGCAGAAGTGGGGGCAGCCGGTGGTCGTGGAAAACCGCGCTGGCGCCAACGGTGTCATCGGCACCACCGCCGCGGCGCGCGCGGCGCCCGACGGCTACACCCTGCTGATTGCGCTGGATTCGCACGTCAGCAACAACTTCCTGGTGAAATCACTGCCGTACGACACCATGAAGGACTTCTCTCCCATCGCCTTTCTGGGCACGGCGCCCATGGTGTTGATGGCCAATCCGGGGTTCGCAGCCAACAACGTCGCGGACGTGGTGCGGTTGGCCAAAGCCCAGCCGAACACGGTCAACTATGGCACCTTGGGTTCGGGCAGCCAGATCCACATGGCCGCGCGCATGCTGGAGACCGCGGCCGATGTCCAGATGACGCCGGTTCCGTACAAAGGCGGCGGTCCGGCCGTCAGCGACCTGATGGCCGGGCATATCCAGCTGCTGTTCGCCTCGGTGACCTCGGCGCTGCCCGTCATACAGCAACACCGCGCCAAGGCCCTGGCGGTGGTCTTTCCCAAGCGCCTGGCGGCTTTGCCGGATGTACCCACCATGGCCGAGCAGGGCTACCCCGGCGTGGAGAAAGTGGGGTTCTGGTTCGGCGTCATGGCGCCTGCCGGCACGCCTGCATCCATCATCGAGAAAGTGCAGGCCGACCTCGCGGACGTCGTGGCGCAGCCCGATGTGGCCAAGCGTCTGGCGGATATGGGGTTGCAGATGCAGCCCATGGGCCCGGCCGAGTTCGGCAACTTCGTGCAAGCGGAACTCGCCCGTTGGGCGGATCTGGTCAAGCGCGAGAACCTGTCGCCTCAGTAG
- a CDS encoding acyl-CoA dehydrogenase family protein: MDFLLDSTQQALKDSLARYLEAEVAPLVERYEAAKEVVPRSVVRAMRDYGLIGGLLPEADGGFGLPMTTYGTLIAEVASTWPSLRGMLSVSNLAASVLAGAGSAGLREKYLPAILDGRAICCFALSEPGIGSDAANVQTRVERMPSGGWRINGRKIYITNGPICDLGIVFARNVSGEGAGGVSCLVFESGMPGFSCSPIGKMGMHCCPLGELLFEDVEVPAENLIGEPGQAFSIAKKYLNIGRSVVAFAALGIAESSLQAALRFAREREQFGRPIGGFQLVQQMVADMMTQVETSRLLAYRSADALDRGLPDNAVLCAMAKRHASDAALRVAELALQIHGGAGYTSLFPVERHYRDARHLSIGEGTNQIIGLLIAQSALGISALR; this comes from the coding sequence ATGGACTTTTTGCTGGATTCCACGCAGCAGGCCTTGAAGGACTCGCTCGCACGATATCTGGAGGCCGAGGTCGCGCCGCTGGTCGAACGATACGAAGCGGCCAAGGAAGTCGTGCCGCGTTCCGTCGTGCGTGCCATGCGCGACTATGGGCTGATCGGCGGGCTGCTGCCCGAAGCGGACGGGGGCTTCGGCCTGCCCATGACCACCTATGGCACGCTGATCGCCGAAGTGGCCAGCACCTGGCCGTCGTTGCGCGGCATGCTCAGCGTCAGCAATCTGGCGGCGTCGGTGCTGGCGGGCGCGGGCAGCGCGGGCTTGCGGGAGAAATACCTGCCCGCCATTCTGGATGGACGGGCGATCTGCTGTTTTGCGTTGAGCGAACCCGGGATCGGCTCGGATGCCGCGAACGTGCAGACGCGGGTCGAGCGCATGCCGTCCGGCGGTTGGCGGATCAACGGCCGCAAGATCTACATTACCAACGGGCCGATCTGCGACCTGGGCATCGTCTTTGCACGCAACGTGAGCGGCGAGGGCGCCGGCGGCGTTTCGTGCCTGGTCTTCGAAAGCGGCATGCCGGGATTCTCCTGCAGCCCGATAGGGAAAATGGGCATGCATTGCTGCCCACTCGGCGAACTGCTGTTCGAGGATGTCGAGGTCCCGGCAGAGAACCTGATCGGAGAGCCCGGCCAGGCATTTTCGATCGCGAAGAAGTATCTCAACATCGGACGCTCCGTGGTGGCGTTCGCCGCGCTCGGAATCGCCGAGTCTTCGCTGCAGGCAGCCCTGCGCTTTGCGCGCGAACGAGAGCAGTTCGGGCGGCCCATAGGCGGGTTCCAGTTGGTGCAGCAAATGGTCGCCGACATGATGACGCAGGTGGAGACCTCGCGGCTGCTGGCCTACCGGTCGGCGGACGCGCTGGACCGCGGCCTGCCCGATAACGCCGTCCTGTGCGCGATGGCCAAGCGCCATGCCAGCGATGCGGCGCTGCGCGTGGCGGAACTCGCCCTGCAAATTCACGGCGGGGCTGGCTACACCTCCCTGTTCCCCGTGGAGAGACATTACCGCGATGCCAGGCATCTGAGCATCGGCGAAGGAACCAACCAGATCATTGGATTGCTGATCGCGCAAAGCGCCCTCGGCATCTCCGCGCTTCGCTAA
- a CDS encoding Bug family tripartite tricarboxylate transporter substrate binding protein, producing MKRFAAAVSVLLCLGSVATHAQSPSTYPAKPVALLVGFGAGGGTDLLARYYAKSLADKLGQPFVVENKTGAGGALAINAAVKAPADGYTLLMGTTGIAVDTALGKASYSWQRDLAPVAMLGYASNVLVVPQKSSIHSVQDLIAEAGRRHVTFGSPGITSSMHMTGELFKQMAKVRMTHVPYRAAPPAEQALLAGDVDVLFDNMAGAMAFIEAGKFRPIAVSSATRNASLPDVPTIDEAGLKGFETTGTFFLMAPAKTPPEVIARLASSVEEISREPETLAFLGRLQITALHGGSEAVSVFMEAEVAKWTKVVTAPDFESAK from the coding sequence ATGAAGCGATTTGCTGCCGCCGTATCCGTCTTGCTGTGCCTGGGCAGTGTGGCCACGCACGCGCAAAGTCCATCCACCTATCCCGCCAAGCCGGTGGCCCTGCTGGTCGGGTTCGGCGCCGGAGGCGGGACCGACCTGCTGGCCCGTTACTACGCCAAGTCCCTGGCCGACAAGCTGGGCCAACCCTTTGTGGTCGAGAACAAGACCGGGGCGGGAGGCGCGCTGGCGATCAATGCGGCCGTCAAGGCCCCTGCGGACGGCTACACCCTGTTGATGGGCACCACCGGCATCGCGGTGGACACCGCGCTGGGCAAGGCCAGCTACTCCTGGCAGCGCGATCTGGCGCCGGTCGCGATGCTGGGATATGCCAGCAATGTGCTGGTGGTGCCGCAAAAGTCCTCCATACACAGCGTGCAGGATCTGATCGCCGAGGCAGGGCGCCGCCACGTGACTTTCGGTTCGCCGGGCATCACCTCGTCGATGCACATGACGGGGGAATTGTTCAAGCAGATGGCCAAGGTGCGGATGACGCATGTGCCGTATCGCGCTGCGCCGCCCGCGGAACAAGCTTTGCTGGCGGGTGACGTCGACGTGCTGTTCGACAACATGGCGGGAGCCATGGCCTTTATCGAGGCGGGAAAGTTCCGTCCCATTGCCGTCAGCAGCGCGACGCGCAACGCCAGCCTGCCGGACGTGCCCACCATCGACGAGGCGGGGCTGAAGGGCTTTGAAACCACGGGCACCTTCTTCCTCATGGCGCCTGCGAAGACGCCGCCCGAAGTGATCGCCAGGCTGGCATCCAGCGTCGAGGAGATTTCGCGGGAACCGGAGACGCTGGCGTTCCTGGGCCGGCTTCAAATCACGGCGCTGCATGGCGGCAGCGAGGCCGTGTCCGTCTTCATGGAAGCCGAAGTGGCCAAGTGGACCAAGGTCGTGACGGCCCCGGATTTCGAGTCCGCCAAATAG
- a CDS encoding acetate--CoA ligase family protein codes for MHASHCGFPDLSRLVRPRNAVVVLGSQRPNSEGARLLENLSLHSRMEGELFVVNPPMRGDGPFRCWPSIADLPEADIDVALIILRAAYVMDALRDCAARGIPYAIVMSSGFGEAGPEGRALEQQIAALCESTGLRVYGPNCPGLSNFRDRMGMTISPAFKTDKNVGTIGIVTQGGGAGRNIVQGLSYGPGAALWLSAGNEVDLGAPDFIAHLARDPEIGVIAVLLEGIKDGKRLAAALDLARTHGKPVIILKIGRSEYGVRAAQSHTGSIAGTAEVNSAMFAQFGAIEAHDMDELVALARLAASGSVPTSDELAVVTFSGGAAAMAADQIGLQGLRLAQFAPETTEHLRASLPGYAAIANPVDVTAEALNSIEGLSSCLRTVAQDPNVGAVIVPIPADYGELTDGIAQAIIDAAAGASRPIIAVWMSRRLGSGFLRLEEHGLAPFLSLGSALAAVRKVTPRRMLPDAMAAAPAMSAASGDESGAAVACTEAAAKAMLREAGIAVPQGSLCRSAEETAAAAQALGFPVALKIVSAQILHKTEVGGVWLDVRTPGQAAEAHTRMVSQVQARRPDARIDGVLVEKMLHDAGREMLIAIRTDLMYGRVLTIGLGGIFVELLKDVAHRVLPIQPADVHDMLADLRHGAYLGQFRNLPPMDTDALVRLVIQLAEFVSDRPDILEAEFNPVWVGPAGEGAWVLDALLLTSPTPERL; via the coding sequence ATGCATGCGTCGCATTGTGGATTTCCCGATCTATCCAGGCTGGTGCGACCGCGCAACGCGGTCGTGGTGCTCGGATCGCAGAGGCCAAACAGCGAAGGCGCCCGCCTGCTGGAGAACCTCTCCTTGCACTCGCGCATGGAGGGCGAGCTTTTCGTCGTGAACCCGCCCATGCGCGGCGACGGGCCGTTCCGCTGCTGGCCATCGATTGCCGACCTGCCGGAAGCCGACATCGACGTGGCGCTGATCATCCTGCGCGCCGCCTACGTGATGGATGCGCTGCGCGATTGCGCCGCACGCGGAATTCCCTATGCCATCGTCATGTCCTCCGGCTTCGGCGAGGCCGGCCCTGAAGGACGGGCGCTGGAGCAACAAATCGCGGCGTTGTGCGAGTCGACCGGGTTGCGCGTCTACGGACCGAATTGCCCTGGCCTGTCGAACTTCCGCGACCGCATGGGCATGACGATCTCCCCTGCCTTCAAGACCGACAAGAACGTGGGGACCATCGGCATCGTCACCCAAGGCGGCGGGGCCGGACGCAATATCGTCCAGGGGCTGTCGTATGGTCCGGGCGCCGCCTTGTGGCTGTCCGCGGGCAACGAAGTCGACCTGGGCGCGCCGGATTTCATCGCTCACCTGGCCCGCGACCCCGAGATCGGCGTCATCGCCGTACTGCTCGAGGGCATCAAGGACGGCAAGCGCCTGGCCGCCGCTCTCGATCTGGCGCGCACGCACGGCAAGCCCGTCATCATTCTCAAGATCGGCCGCTCCGAGTATGGCGTGCGCGCCGCTCAGTCCCACACCGGCTCGATCGCAGGCACGGCTGAAGTCAACAGCGCCATGTTCGCGCAGTTCGGCGCGATCGAGGCGCACGACATGGACGAGCTGGTCGCGCTGGCGCGTCTTGCCGCAAGCGGCAGCGTTCCGACTTCCGACGAACTGGCCGTGGTGACCTTCTCCGGCGGCGCGGCCGCCATGGCCGCCGACCAGATCGGACTCCAGGGATTGCGCCTGGCACAATTTGCGCCGGAAACAACCGAACATCTGCGCGCGAGCCTGCCCGGTTATGCGGCCATCGCCAATCCGGTGGACGTGACCGCCGAAGCGCTCAACAGCATCGAAGGGTTGTCGTCGTGCCTGCGCACGGTGGCTCAGGACCCCAATGTGGGCGCGGTCATCGTGCCGATTCCGGCCGACTATGGAGAGCTCACCGACGGCATCGCGCAGGCCATCATCGATGCCGCCGCCGGCGCATCCCGGCCCATCATTGCGGTCTGGATGAGCCGTCGCCTGGGCAGCGGCTTTCTGCGGCTTGAAGAACACGGTCTGGCGCCATTCCTTTCGCTAGGTTCGGCATTGGCGGCGGTACGAAAAGTGACGCCGCGCCGCATGCTGCCAGACGCGATGGCCGCAGCGCCCGCCATGTCCGCGGCCTCGGGGGATGAATCAGGCGCAGCCGTGGCGTGCACCGAGGCAGCCGCCAAAGCAATGCTGCGCGAAGCAGGCATTGCTGTGCCACAAGGCAGCCTGTGCCGCTCCGCGGAAGAAACTGCCGCCGCCGCGCAGGCGTTGGGATTTCCGGTGGCGCTGAAGATCGTCAGCGCCCAGATCCTGCACAAGACCGAAGTGGGCGGCGTATGGCTGGACGTGCGCACGCCAGGACAAGCGGCCGAGGCCCACACGCGGATGGTGAGCCAGGTCCAGGCACGACGTCCCGACGCTCGCATCGACGGCGTGCTGGTCGAGAAGATGCTGCACGACGCCGGGCGCGAAATGCTGATCGCGATCCGCACCGATCTCATGTACGGTCGAGTCCTCACCATCGGGCTGGGCGGCATATTCGTGGAGCTGCTCAAGGACGTCGCGCACCGCGTCTTGCCGATACAGCCAGCCGATGTGCATGACATGCTGGCGGACCTGCGGCATGGCGCCTACCTGGGCCAATTCCGCAATCTCCCGCCGATGGACACCGATGCATTGGTGCGCCTGGTCATCCAGCTTGCCGAATTCGTGTCGGACCGCCCCGACATCCTGGAAGCCGAATTCAACCCCGTCTGGGTCGGCCCCGCCGGCGAAGGCGCCTGGGTGCTCGACGCCCTGCTTTTGACCTCCCCTACCCCTGAACGACTCTAG
- a CDS encoding enoyl-CoA hydratase/isomerase family protein has product MYEGLLYEIEDGVGTITLNRPESKNAIDIAMRTSLRKLVHELRHDRDLKVLILTGAGGNFCSGGDLKALRSSAADGEATAQGRRQRLVDLHDLVSALLDFDRPVISAVQGVAYGAGLGLALTGDLVLAADDARFCMAFGRLGAVADFGTFYTLPRLVGVQRAKELLFSAREFGATEARELGLVLETMPAEDLPERARAIARCLAQASPVALSITKRALNVSLRSDLQTMLMLESDGQGVAMSANFHAMALQRFFDKKGPPFQWPVRQ; this is encoded by the coding sequence ATGTACGAAGGCCTGCTATATGAAATCGAGGACGGCGTGGGCACCATCACGCTGAACCGGCCGGAATCCAAGAACGCCATCGACATTGCCATGCGCACCTCGCTGCGCAAACTGGTGCACGAACTCCGTCACGACCGTGATTTGAAGGTCCTGATCCTGACCGGCGCGGGCGGCAACTTCTGCTCCGGCGGCGACCTCAAGGCCCTGCGCAGCAGCGCCGCCGACGGTGAAGCGACTGCGCAAGGCCGCCGCCAGAGGCTGGTCGATCTGCACGACCTGGTCTCGGCGCTGCTGGATTTCGACCGGCCCGTGATTTCCGCGGTGCAGGGCGTAGCCTACGGCGCGGGCCTGGGCCTGGCGCTGACCGGCGACCTGGTGCTGGCGGCCGACGACGCGCGCTTCTGCATGGCCTTCGGACGCCTCGGCGCGGTCGCCGACTTTGGCACCTTCTATACCTTGCCCCGGTTGGTCGGGGTGCAGCGCGCAAAGGAGCTGCTGTTTTCGGCGCGCGAGTTCGGCGCCACGGAAGCCAGGGAGCTGGGATTGGTGCTGGAAACGATGCCCGCCGAGGACCTGCCCGAGCGTGCGCGCGCCATAGCGCGCTGCCTTGCCCAGGCTTCACCGGTCGCCCTGAGCATCACCAAGCGCGCCTTGAACGTATCCCTGCGCAGCGACCTGCAAACCATGCTCATGCTGGAAAGCGACGGCCAAGGCGTTGCAATGAGCGCCAACTTCCACGCCATGGCCCTGCAACGATTCTTCGATAAGAAGGGCCCGCCCTTCCAGTGGCCCGTGCGGCAATGA
- a CDS encoding IclR family transcriptional regulator, with the protein MATLIPATSRTLAAFEIFAREQRELSNSEMARLLSLPDSSCSDLLGTMHALGYLMRTPRTRRFYPTARLYEIARQIAENDPLAKSAKEAVQQLVEKTNESAFVGMLDRSAVKVVAVLPCRRPLRYIMEVGDRAALHASAIGKALLGQLDTDELQAQVKQLKLEAVTPHTITSAKKLMTEVAQGRKQGWYASEGEGVEGVTALAVAGVLGELPVGLSLAGPSDRVHKHRKAYLQALFEIRDTLSG; encoded by the coding sequence ATGGCTACCCTGATTCCGGCAACGAGCCGTACGTTGGCCGCCTTCGAGATATTTGCGCGCGAACAGCGCGAGTTGTCCAATTCGGAGATGGCGCGCCTGCTTTCCTTGCCCGACAGCAGTTGCTCGGATTTGCTCGGCACGATGCATGCGCTGGGCTACCTGATGCGCACGCCCCGCACGCGCCGCTTCTATCCCACCGCGCGGCTGTATGAGATCGCGCGCCAGATCGCGGAAAACGATCCCTTGGCCAAGTCGGCCAAGGAAGCCGTGCAGCAACTGGTCGAGAAAACCAACGAAAGCGCTTTTGTCGGCATGCTGGACCGCTCCGCCGTCAAGGTGGTGGCGGTGCTGCCTTGCCGGCGGCCGTTGCGCTACATCATGGAAGTCGGCGATCGCGCGGCGTTGCACGCCTCGGCCATAGGCAAGGCGCTGCTGGGTCAGCTCGACACGGACGAATTGCAGGCCCAGGTCAAGCAGCTCAAGCTGGAGGCCGTGACGCCCCATACGATCACCAGCGCGAAGAAGCTGATGACCGAGGTGGCGCAGGGGCGCAAGCAGGGCTGGTATGCCTCCGAGGGAGAGGGGGTCGAGGGCGTGACGGCCTTGGCCGTCGCGGGCGTCCTGGGCGAACTGCCGGTGGGGCTGTCGCTGGCAGGCCCCTCCGACCGCGTCCACAAGCACCGCAAGGCCTACCTGCAGGCGTTGTTCGAGATACGCGACACCCTGTCGGGCTGA
- a CDS encoding enoyl-CoA hydratase/isomerase family protein, translating into MDQFSQLQLHIQDHVATLSLNNPPVNALSRKLNDELTTAMDQLSDLDEVHVVVLTGAGKIFCAGADLKQRAENTAGLGGLTMHSRRTRECFHSIRECAKPVIAAINGPALGAGLAIAASCDILIASEKALLGLPEIDVGAMGGGRHAMRLFGHSRTRRMMLTGERIPGAELYRLGIVEACVAAEDLLPAARELASRIASKRPAATRLAKHTLNTIEDMSLRDGYRYEQDMTAILAKGGDARTQ; encoded by the coding sequence ATGGACCAATTCTCCCAATTGCAGCTGCACATCCAGGACCACGTTGCGACGCTGTCCTTGAACAATCCTCCGGTCAACGCGCTCAGCCGCAAGCTCAATGATGAGCTGACCACGGCCATGGACCAGCTCTCCGACCTCGACGAGGTGCATGTCGTGGTGCTGACCGGCGCGGGCAAGATCTTCTGCGCGGGCGCCGACCTCAAGCAGCGCGCCGAGAACACGGCCGGCCTGGGCGGCCTGACCATGCATTCGCGGCGCACGCGCGAGTGCTTCCACTCCATACGGGAATGCGCCAAGCCGGTCATCGCCGCCATCAACGGCCCCGCACTGGGCGCCGGCCTGGCCATCGCCGCATCGTGCGACATCCTGATCGCCTCGGAAAAAGCGCTCCTGGGCCTGCCCGAGATCGACGTCGGCGCCATGGGTGGCGGACGGCACGCGATGCGACTGTTCGGGCATTCGCGCACGCGGCGCATGATGCTTACCGGCGAGCGCATTCCGGGCGCCGAGTTGTATCGCCTGGGCATCGTGGAAGCCTGTGTGGCAGCCGAGGACCTGCTGCCCGCAGCGCGCGAGCTGGCCTCCCGCATCGCGTCGAAGCGACCAGCCGCGACACGGCTGGCCAAGCACACGCTCAACACGATAGAGGACATGAGCCTGCGCGACGGCTATCGCTACGAGCAAGACATGACGGCCATCCTGGCCAAAGGCGGCGATGCCCGCACGCAGTGA
- a CDS encoding electron transfer flavoprotein subunit alpha/FixB family protein codes for MTTLVIAEHDNAQLKGATLNAVAAAAKIGGDVHVLVAGANARAVADQAAAAAGVSKVLLADAPQLADGLAENVAAQVLAVASGYSHILFPATASGKNVAPRVAAKLDVAQISDIIGVESADTFQRPIYAGNAIATVQSADAVKVITVRTTGFDAVAAQGGSAAVEEIAAVADSGLSTFVGREVAKSDRPELAGARVVVSGGRGLGSAENFKILDPLADKLGAALGASRAAVDAGYAPNDWQVGQTGKIVAPQLYVAVGISGAIQHLAGMKDSKVIVAINKDPEAPIFGVADYGLVGDLFQVVPELTGAL; via the coding sequence ATGACGACGCTGGTTATTGCCGAACACGATAACGCCCAGCTCAAGGGCGCAACCCTGAACGCCGTCGCCGCCGCCGCCAAGATCGGAGGCGACGTGCACGTGCTGGTCGCCGGCGCCAACGCGCGCGCCGTGGCCGACCAGGCCGCTGCCGCCGCAGGCGTCTCCAAGGTCCTGCTGGCCGACGCGCCGCAACTGGCCGACGGCCTGGCCGAGAACGTCGCCGCCCAGGTGCTGGCGGTGGCCTCGGGCTACAGCCACATCCTGTTCCCGGCGACCGCCTCGGGCAAGAACGTGGCCCCGCGCGTGGCTGCCAAGCTGGACGTGGCGCAGATCTCCGACATCATCGGCGTGGAATCGGCCGACACCTTCCAGCGCCCGATCTACGCCGGCAACGCGATTGCCACGGTGCAGTCGGCCGACGCCGTCAAGGTCATCACCGTGCGCACCACCGGCTTTGACGCCGTGGCCGCGCAAGGCGGTTCCGCCGCGGTGGAAGAAATCGCCGCCGTCGCCGATTCGGGGCTGTCCACCTTCGTGGGCCGCGAAGTCGCCAAGAGCGACCGTCCGGAACTGGCCGGCGCGCGCGTCGTCGTCTCCGGCGGCCGCGGCCTGGGCAGCGCCGAGAACTTCAAGATCCTGGATCCGCTGGCCGACAAGCTGGGCGCCGCACTCGGCGCCTCGCGCGCCGCGGTCGACGCAGGCTATGCGCCTAACGACTGGCAAGTCGGTCAGACCGGCAAGATCGTCGCGCCGCAGCTGTATGTGGCGGTTGGTATCTCGGGCGCCATCCAGCATCTGGCCGGCATGAAGGATTCGAAGGTCATCGTGGCCATCAACAAGGATCCGGAAGCGCCGATCTTCGGTGTGGCCGATTATGGCCTGGTGGGCGATCTGTTCCAGGTCGTGCCTGAACTGACCGGCGCGCTGTAA
- a CDS encoding electron transfer flavoprotein subunit beta/FixA family protein, whose protein sequence is MKILVPVKRVVDYNVKVRVKSDQTGVDIANVKMSMNPFDEIAVEEATRLKEKGAVAEVVAVSCGVAQCQETLRTAMAIGADRGVLVQTDAELQPLAVAKLLKALVDKEQPQLVILGKQAIDDDANQTGQMLAALLDWPQATFASKVELADGKVMVTREVDGGLETLTLKLPAIVTTDLRLNEPRYVTLPNIMKAKKKQLDTVTPEELGVDAAPRLKTLKVSEPPARKAGIKVSDVAALVDKLKNEAKVV, encoded by the coding sequence ATGAAAATACTGGTACCTGTCAAGCGCGTCGTTGACTACAACGTCAAGGTGCGCGTCAAGTCTGATCAAACCGGCGTGGATATCGCCAATGTGAAGATGTCCATGAACCCCTTTGACGAGATTGCCGTCGAGGAAGCGACCCGCCTGAAGGAGAAGGGCGCGGTGGCCGAGGTCGTGGCGGTTTCTTGCGGCGTTGCGCAATGCCAGGAAACGCTGCGCACGGCCATGGCCATCGGCGCCGACCGCGGCGTGCTGGTCCAGACCGATGCCGAGCTGCAGCCGCTGGCCGTGGCCAAGCTGTTGAAGGCGCTGGTCGACAAGGAACAGCCGCAGCTGGTGATCCTGGGCAAGCAAGCCATCGACGACGACGCCAACCAGACCGGCCAGATGCTGGCCGCGCTGCTGGACTGGCCGCAAGCCACGTTCGCCAGCAAGGTCGAGCTGGCCGACGGCAAGGTCATGGTCACGCGCGAAGTCGACGGCGGCCTGGAAACGCTGACCTTGAAGCTGCCGGCCATCGTCACCACCGACCTGCGCCTGAACGAGCCGCGCTACGTCACGCTGCCCAACATCATGAAGGCCAAGAAGAAGCAACTGGACACCGTCACGCCTGAAGAACTGGGTGTGGACGCCGCGCCGCGCCTGAAGACGCTGAAGGTCAGCGAGCCGCCCGCCCGCAAGGCCGGCATCAAGGTGTCCGATGTCGCGGCCCTGGTGGACAAACTCAAGAACGAAGCGAAGGTGGTCTGA
- a CDS encoding CaiB/BaiF CoA transferase family protein encodes MSRTFPQDSTGAAGALAGLRVIDLTQMLAGPFCTQILADHGADVIKVEGMGGDGTRVTGPFLAEDATRDYGGYFQSINRNKRSIAIDLKSEAGRDILRQLIDGADIVIENFRAGVMERLGLAYETLRQTNPRLIYGTVRGFGDPRSGASPYAHWPAYDVVSQAMGGMMGITGPNAETPTKVGPGVGDTVPALMLCVGVLAAVRHVQRTGRGQFVDVAMTDAVLAMCERIVYQYSYTGQAPKAEGNRHPLLCPFGLFRSLDGHVSIACATDAFWETLAGLIGRPDMAKDPAFATNAARVRNQQQVIDAVEAYTAVRTKDEIGAALGGKVPFGPVYTAAEIFQDEHYARREMLVEVEQPGACRPVSIVGVPVKLSESPGAVRRRAPLLGEHTDEILQAAGYDEDAVARLRAAQAVR; translated from the coding sequence ATGAGCCGGACGTTCCCCCAGGACTCCACGGGAGCGGCGGGCGCGCTCGCCGGATTGCGGGTGATCGATCTCACACAGATGCTGGCAGGACCTTTCTGCACACAGATATTGGCCGACCATGGCGCCGACGTCATCAAGGTGGAAGGCATGGGCGGCGACGGAACCCGGGTGACCGGACCGTTCCTGGCCGAGGATGCGACCCGGGACTACGGCGGGTACTTTCAGAGCATCAACCGCAACAAGCGTTCCATTGCCATCGATCTGAAGAGCGAAGCCGGCAGGGATATCCTGCGCCAGCTGATCGATGGCGCGGACATCGTCATCGAGAACTTCCGCGCGGGTGTGATGGAGCGGCTGGGGCTCGCGTATGAAACGCTGCGGCAGACCAATCCCCGACTGATATACGGCACGGTGCGCGGCTTTGGCGATCCGCGCAGCGGAGCGAGTCCCTATGCGCATTGGCCGGCCTATGACGTGGTTTCGCAAGCGATGGGCGGAATGATGGGCATCACCGGGCCGAATGCCGAAACGCCGACAAAAGTAGGGCCAGGCGTGGGCGACACGGTGCCGGCGCTGATGCTGTGCGTGGGCGTGCTGGCGGCGGTCCGCCATGTGCAACGGACTGGCCGGGGGCAGTTCGTCGATGTGGCCATGACCGACGCCGTGCTGGCCATGTGCGAACGCATCGTCTATCAATACTCCTATACCGGCCAGGCGCCCAAGGCGGAGGGGAACCGGCATCCCTTGCTGTGTCCGTTCGGCTTGTTCCGGTCGTTGGACGGCCATGTGTCGATTGCCTGCGCGACGGATGCGTTCTGGGAGACGCTGGCCGGCCTCATCGGCCGCCCGGACATGGCCAAGGATCCGGCGTTCGCCACCAACGCGGCGCGCGTGCGGAATCAGCAGCAGGTCATCGATGCGGTGGAGGCATACACCGCCGTGCGCACCAAGGACGAGATCGGCGCGGCGCTGGGCGGGAAAGTGCCATTCGGGCCGGTCTACACCGCTGCGGAGATATTCCAGGATGAGCACTATGCGCGTCGGGAGATGCTGGTGGAGGTGGAGCAGCCTGGCGCCTGCCGCCCGGTAAGCATCGTAGGGGTTCCGGTCAAGCTGAGCGAGTCGCCGGGCGCGGTGCGCCGCCGCGCGCCGCTGCTGGGCGAGCATACGGACGAAATCCTGCAGGCAGCCGGCTACGACGAGGACGCCGTGGCGCGGTTGCGCGCGGCGCAGGCGGTTCGTTGA